A segment of the Micromonospora sediminicola genome:
CCCGGTGGCCAGCACCAGCGCGTCGTAGGGGTACTCGCCGTCCGCCGTCGTCACCACCCGGCGGGCCCGGTCGACGCCGGTGACCGGTTCGCCCAGCCGCAGCTCCACCCCGTCGTCGGGGGTGTGCAGGCTCAGCTCGTCCGCGTCCACCCCGTCGAAGAGCGCGGAGAGCCGCACCCGGTCGTACGCCGGACGGCGCTCCTCGGCGAGCACCGTGACCCGCCACCGCCCGTCCCGGTCGCGGGTCCGCAGCGCCTCGACGAAGCGCTGCCCGACCATGCCGTTGCCGACGACCACCAGCCTGCCGATCCGCTCGCTCATCGCGTCGCCTCCACCGTTTCGCGGTCCGTCACCGAGTTCCGTTCCCGGCCGGACCCGCCGCCGTCCGTGCCCCGGGTGTGGGGATGATCGGTCCCGGCCGCGCCGCGGCCCCGGTCACCGGCCGCGTCGACGGGTGCGGGGTCCGAGCCGGGCGGGTCCGCCTCGGCGAGCCAACCGGCGATGCCGGCGACCGCGTCCCGGCAGCCGCCGCAGCCGGTGGCGGCGCGGGTCGCGGCGGACAGCGCGGTGACGCTCCGGGCGCCCGCGCGCCAGCAGGCGACCAGCGCACCCTTGCTCACGTCGTTGCACCGGCAGACGACGGCGGCGTCCGGCATCAGCGCCGGGGACGCGGCCGGTTCGGCCGGGGCGGCGCCGACCGCGCGGCCGAGCAGCAGCGCGCGCCGGTCCGTCGGCACCGGCGCGCCCCGGTCGAAGAGCTGCACCACCGTGCCGACCGTCGGGTTGTCGCCGAGCAGGATCGCCCCGGTCAGGCGCTCGTCGCGGATCCGCAGCCGGGCGTAGGTGCCCCGCGCGGGGTCGGTGAACGTCAGCTCCTCGACCGGCCCGGTCCCGGTCGGGACTCCGGCCACGTCGCCCATCGAGGCCAGGTCGATGCCGGCGGCCTTGAGCCGGGTCACCACCGGTCGGGGCCGGTAGCGGACCAGCGGGTCGCCGCCGGTCAGCAGGTCGGCGACCACCCGGGCCTGCGCCCAGGCCGGCGCGACGAGCCCGGTCGGCGTGCCGTCGTGCTGGGCGCAGTCGCCGATCGCCGAGATGCGCCGGTCGTCGGTCCGCATCCGGTCGTCCACCACCACGCCCCGGTCGACGGCCAGCCCGGCGGCCGCGGCCAGCGCGGTGTCGGGGCGGACGCCGCAGCAGAGCACCAGCAGGTCGGCGGCGACCGACTCGTCGTCGCCCAGGCGCAGGCGGACGCCGTCGGCGTCGGCGGTGACCCCGGTGGCGGGGACGCCCAACCGGACCCGGACGCCCAGCGCGGCGAGGGTGTCCACGAGGACCGCTCCGGCCGGCGGGTCGAGCTGGCGTTCCATCAGGTGGCCGACCGGGTGGACCACGGTCACGGCGACGCCCCGGGCGGCGAGCCCGCGGGCCGCCTCCAGCCCGAGCAGCCCGCCGCCGAGCACGAGGGCGTGGCGCGCGTCCCGGGCGGCGGCGAGGATCCGCCGGCAGTCGGCCAGCGTGCGGAACGGGACCACCCGGTCCGGCAGCGGGTCGAGCCCGGGCAGCGGCGGCACCACGGACCGGCTGCCGGTGGCGAGCACCAGGTGGTCGTAGCCGTGCCGGGCGCCGTCGGCGGTGCGCACCTCCCGGGCGGTCCGGTCGATCGCGGTGACCGGCGCGCCGGTCCGCACGTCCACGCCCGGGCCGACGGCCTCGACCAGTTCCAGGTCCGGCTCGTCGATCCGGCCGGCGAGCAGGGTGGAGAGCATGATCCGGTTGTACGCGCGGTGCGGCTCCGCCCCGAGCACGGTGACCCGGTGGTCGCCGTCGCGCGCGTGCAGCTCGGCGACGAGGCGGGCCCCGGCCATGCCGTACCCGACGACCACGATCCGGGCGGTCATGCCGGCTCCACCCGGACCGCGCAGATCTTGAACTCGGGCATCCCGGAGACCGGGTCGAGCGCGTCGTTGGTGACCGAGTTGGCCCGGGCCGCGCCGGGCCAGTGGAACGGCGCGAAGACGGTGTCCGGCCGGATCGTCGGGGTGAGCCGGGCCGGCGCGCGCAGCTCGCCCCGGCGGGAGACCACGCGGACCGGCGTGCCGTCGGCCACGCCGAGCCGGGCGGCCAGGTCGGGGTGCAGCTCCACGAAGCCACCGGGGGCGGCCCGGCGCAACGCGGAAACGCGCCTGGTCTGGGTGCCGGACTGGTACTGGGCCAGCACCCGCCCGGTGGTGAGGTGCAGCGGGTAGTCGGCGCAGACCGGCTCGGCGGCCGGGCGGTGGGCCACCGGGTGGAACCGGGCCAGGCCGTCCGGGGTGGGGAACCGGTCGGTGAAGAGCCGGGGGTGGTCCGGCCCGTCGGGGTCCGGGCAGGGCCAGAAGACGCCGGTGTCGGCGTCGATCCGGTCCCAGGTGATCCCGGCGTAGTCGGCCGGGCCGCCGGCCGAGGCCCGGCGCAGTTCCTCGAACACCTCGCGCGGATCGCTCGGCAGCGGTGTCGCGCCGGGCAGCCGGTCGGCGAGCGCGGCGAGGATCTCCAGGTCGCTGCGGACGCCGACGGGCGGTTCCCGCAGCGCGCGGCGGCGCAGCACCCGACCCTCCAGGTTGGTCATCGTGCCGTCCTCCTCGGCCCACTGGGTCACCGGCAGCACCACGTCGGCCAACTCGGCCGTCTCCGAGCGGAGCAGGTCGGCGACCACGAGCAGGTCCAGGTCGCGCAGCCGGGACTCGATCCGGGCCGCGCGCGGGGCGGAGACGACCGGGTTGGAGCCGAAGACCAGCAACGCCCTCGGCCCGGCCGGGGTGCCGAGCGAGTCGAGCAGTTGGTAGGCCGGCACGCCCGGTCCCGGCAGCGTGGCCGGGTCGACGCCCCACACCCGGGCCACGTGCTCCCGGGCCGCCGGGTCGTCGATCCGCCGGTAGCCGGGGAGCTGGTCGGCCTTCTGCCCGTGTTCCCGTCCGCCCTGCCCGTTGCCCTGCCCGGTCAGGCAGCCGTAGCCGGAGCCGGGACGCCCGGGCAGGCCCAGGGCGAGCGCCAGGTTGACGAAGGCGGTGACCGTGTCGACGCCCTTGGCGTGCTGCTCGGCGCCCCGGGCGGTGAGGATGATCGCCCGGTCCACCGTGGCCAGTGCGCGGGCGGTGGCCTCCAGGTCGGCCGCCGGCACGCCGGAGAGCCGTTCCACAGCCGCCGGCCAGTAGCCGGCCACGGTCCGCCGGACCTCGTCGAAACCGGTGGTCCGGGCCGCCACGTACGTCCGGTCGACGAGGCCCTCGGTGAGTG
Coding sequences within it:
- a CDS encoding FAD-dependent oxidoreductase, coding for MTARIVVVGYGMAGARLVAELHARDGDHRVTVLGAEPHRAYNRIMLSTLLAGRIDEPDLELVEAVGPGVDVRTGAPVTAIDRTAREVRTADGARHGYDHLVLATGSRSVVPPLPGLDPLPDRVVPFRTLADCRRILAAARDARHALVLGGGLLGLEAARGLAARGVAVTVVHPVGHLMERQLDPPAGAVLVDTLAALGVRVRLGVPATGVTADADGVRLRLGDDESVAADLLVLCCGVRPDTALAAAAGLAVDRGVVVDDRMRTDDRRISAIGDCAQHDGTPTGLVAPAWAQARVVADLLTGGDPLVRYRPRPVVTRLKAAGIDLASMGDVAGVPTGTGPVEELTFTDPARGTYARLRIRDERLTGAILLGDNPTVGTVVQLFDRGAPVPTDRRALLLGRAVGAAPAEPAASPALMPDAAVVCRCNDVSKGALVACWRAGARSVTALSAATRAATGCGGCRDAVAGIAGWLAEADPPGSDPAPVDAAGDRGRGAAGTDHPHTRGTDGGGSGRERNSVTDRETVEATR
- a CDS encoding molybdopterin oxidoreductase family protein; translated protein: MTDGARTATRTGVRPREVATHCPYCALQCGMTLRATGDRVEVAPRDFPTNRGGLCQKGWTAAELLDHPERLTTPLLRDRPGAALRPAGWDEALDRIVAGLGAVRDRHGPDAVAVFGGGGLTNEKAYALGRFARVTLRTRHIDYNGRWCMSSAAAAGNRAFGVDRGLPFPLADLGRADTLLLVGANPAETMPPLMRHVTELRERGGRLIVVDPRATATARQADLHLQPLPGTDLAVANALLHVALTEGLVDRTYVAARTTGFDEVRRTVAGYWPAAVERLSGVPAADLEATARALATVDRAIILTARGAEQHAKGVDTVTAFVNLALALGLPGRPGSGYGCLTGQGNGQGGREHGQKADQLPGYRRIDDPAAREHVARVWGVDPATLPGPGVPAYQLLDSLGTPAGPRALLVFGSNPVVSAPRAARIESRLRDLDLLVVADLLRSETAELADVVLPVTQWAEEDGTMTNLEGRVLRRRALREPPVGVRSDLEILAALADRLPGATPLPSDPREVFEELRRASAGGPADYAGITWDRIDADTGVFWPCPDPDGPDHPRLFTDRFPTPDGLARFHPVAHRPAAEPVCADYPLHLTTGRVLAQYQSGTQTRRVSALRRAAPGGFVELHPDLAARLGVADGTPVRVVSRRGELRAPARLTPTIRPDTVFAPFHWPGAARANSVTNDALDPVSGMPEFKICAVRVEPA